One window from the genome of Aeromonas sp. FDAARGOS 1405 encodes:
- the ybeY gene encoding rRNA maturation RNase YbeY: MSVTLDLQLASASTEGLPSEAQLQGWLDGTILGFQQEAEVTVRIVDEAESNELNLTYRGKDKPTNVLSFPFEAPPGLELPLLGDLVICRQVVEREAQEQGKPVMAHWAHMVVHGSLHLLGYDHIEDEEAEEMEALERDIMQELGFADPYLNDEE, translated from the coding sequence ATGAGCGTAACCCTGGATCTGCAACTGGCCAGTGCCAGCACCGAAGGCCTGCCAAGCGAGGCCCAGCTGCAAGGCTGGCTCGACGGCACCATTCTCGGCTTCCAGCAAGAGGCTGAAGTGACGGTGCGCATCGTCGACGAGGCGGAGAGCAACGAGCTCAACCTCACCTATCGCGGCAAGGACAAGCCCACCAACGTGCTCTCCTTCCCGTTCGAGGCGCCACCCGGTCTGGAGCTGCCGCTGCTGGGCGATCTGGTGATCTGCCGTCAGGTGGTGGAGCGTGAGGCCCAAGAGCAGGGCAAGCCCGTCATGGCCCACTGGGCCCACATGGTTGTGCACGGCAGTCTGCATCTGCTAGGTTATGACCATATCGAGGATGAGGAAGCCGAAGAGATGGAAGCGCTTGAGCGCGACATCATGCAGGAGCTCGGTTTTGCCGATCCCTATCTGAACGACGAAGAGTAA
- a CDS encoding PhoH family protein encodes MSRHISTLNLHLDPADNQRLASLCGPFDDNIKQLERRLGVEISYRDNHFQLVGKPAQLDAAAVILKHLYVETQPLKGGKVTDITPDMVHLAIQESRVLEQDEEPAPSIPYGKEVTVKTKRGLIKPRSPNQAQYIANIVRHDICFGIGPAGTGKTYLAVAAAVDALERQEIRRILLTRPAVEAGEKLGFLPGDLSQKVDPYLRPLYDALFEMLGFERVEKLMERNIIEVAPLAYMRGRTLNDAFIILDEAQNTTTEQMKMFLTRIGFNSKAVVTGDITQVDLPRNAKSGLRHALEVLPGVDGLSFNFFESKDVVRHPVVARIVQAYEAFDAKQAAEKAAPIFGKESIGKESEQ; translated from the coding sequence GTGAGCCGACACATCTCGACCCTGAATCTGCATCTGGATCCTGCCGACAACCAGCGTCTCGCCAGTCTGTGCGGTCCGTTCGATGACAACATCAAGCAGCTGGAGCGCCGCCTCGGCGTCGAGATCAGCTACCGTGACAACCACTTCCAGCTGGTGGGCAAACCAGCCCAACTGGATGCCGCTGCCGTTATCCTCAAGCACCTCTATGTGGAAACCCAGCCCCTCAAAGGCGGCAAGGTGACCGACATCACCCCCGACATGGTCCATCTGGCCATTCAGGAGTCTCGGGTGCTGGAACAGGATGAGGAACCGGCGCCGAGCATCCCCTATGGCAAAGAGGTGACAGTCAAGACCAAGCGCGGTCTCATCAAGCCACGCAGCCCCAATCAGGCCCAGTACATCGCCAACATCGTGCGCCACGATATCTGTTTCGGCATAGGCCCTGCAGGAACAGGCAAGACCTATCTGGCGGTGGCGGCGGCAGTGGATGCACTGGAGCGTCAGGAAATTCGCCGCATTCTGCTGACCCGTCCAGCGGTGGAAGCGGGCGAGAAGCTTGGTTTCCTGCCCGGCGATCTCTCCCAAAAGGTCGACCCTTACCTGCGCCCGCTATACGACGCCCTGTTTGAAATGCTGGGCTTTGAGCGGGTCGAGAAACTGATGGAGCGCAACATCATCGAAGTGGCACCGCTCGCCTATATGCGCGGAAGAACCCTCAATGACGCCTTTATCATTCTCGATGAGGCCCAGAACACCACCACCGAGCAGATGAAGATGTTCCTCACCCGCATCGGCTTCAACTCCAAGGCGGTGGTCACCGGTGACATCACCCAGGTAGACCTGCCGCGCAATGCCAAATCCGGCCTGCGCCATGCGCTGGAAGTACTGCCAGGGGTCGATGGTCTGTCGTTCAACTTCTTCGAGTCCAAAGACGTGGTTCGCCACCCGGTGGTGGCCCGTATCGTGCAGGCTTACGAGGCATTCGATGCCAAACAGGCAGCGGAAAAAGCAGCCCCCATTTTTGGGAAAGAGAGCATCGGCAAAGAGAGCGAGCAATGA
- the corC gene encoding CNNM family magnesium/cobalt transport protein CorC (CorC(YbeX) belongs to the Cyclin M Mg2+ Exporter (CNNM) family, and was characterized as belonging to a set of three proteins, at least one of which must be present for CorA to function.), which yields MTDDHPSTGSPKKTWLDKLSQLFQGEPKDRNDLVDVIADAEERDLIDQDTKDMIEGVLEIADLRVRDIMIPRSQMVTIEKSQPVDAILPVIIESGHSRFPVINEDKDHVEGILLAKDLLPFGFGGHHASEPLQLEKILRPTVIVPESKRVDRLLKEFREERYHMAIVVDEFGGVSGLVTIEDILELIVGEIDDEFDDIEDEPDEIRRISKRVFSVSALTEIEDFNDFFGTQFSDEEVDTVGGLVMHAFSHLPKKGEEIELDGYLFKVMHADRRRLQQLQVKIPEHHAAAQSEPQ from the coding sequence ATGACCGACGATCACCCTAGTACCGGCTCGCCGAAGAAAACCTGGCTCGACAAACTCAGCCAACTCTTCCAGGGCGAGCCAAAAGACCGCAACGATTTGGTAGACGTGATAGCCGATGCCGAGGAGCGCGACCTCATCGATCAGGACACCAAGGACATGATCGAGGGGGTACTGGAGATCGCCGATCTTCGCGTGCGAGACATCATGATCCCCCGCTCCCAGATGGTGACCATCGAGAAGTCCCAACCGGTGGATGCGATTCTGCCGGTGATCATCGAGTCCGGTCACTCCCGCTTCCCGGTGATCAACGAAGACAAGGATCATGTGGAGGGCATTCTGCTCGCCAAGGATCTGCTTCCCTTCGGGTTTGGCGGCCATCACGCCAGCGAGCCGCTGCAGCTCGAGAAAATCTTGCGCCCCACGGTGATCGTGCCCGAGAGCAAACGGGTTGACCGTCTGCTCAAGGAGTTCCGTGAAGAGCGCTACCACATGGCCATCGTGGTCGACGAATTTGGTGGCGTCTCCGGTCTGGTGACCATTGAAGACATTCTCGAGCTTATCGTCGGCGAGATAGATGACGAATTCGATGACATCGAGGATGAGCCGGACGAGATCCGCCGCATCAGCAAACGGGTCTTCTCGGTCAGTGCCCTTACCGAGATCGAGGATTTCAACGACTTCTTCGGCACCCAGTTCAGCGATGAAGAGGTGGATACTGTGGGTGGTCTGGTGATGCACGCCTTCAGTCATCTGCCCAAAAAGGGCGAGGAGATTGAGCTGGATGGCTACCTGTTCAAGGTGATGCATGCCGACCGGCGTCGTCTGCAGCAGTTGCAGGTGAAGATCCCCGAGCACCACGCGGCGGCGCAATCCGAGCCGCAATAA
- the mscL gene encoding large-conductance mechanosensitive channel protein MscL, whose translation MSLIQEFKAFAARGNVIDMAVGIIIGAAFGKIVSSFVGDVIMPPIGLILGGVDFSDLAVTLKAAEGTTPAVVIAYGKFIQTIIDFLIISFAIFMGLKAINTLKKKQEEEAAAPAGPTKDQELLTEIRDLLKSQQGK comes from the coding sequence ATGAGTCTGATTCAAGAGTTCAAAGCCTTTGCCGCCCGCGGCAACGTCATCGACATGGCCGTCGGTATCATCATCGGTGCCGCCTTCGGCAAAATTGTCTCCTCTTTTGTCGGTGACGTGATCATGCCGCCCATCGGCCTGATCCTGGGCGGCGTGGACTTCAGCGACCTGGCGGTCACCCTGAAGGCTGCAGAAGGGACAACACCCGCCGTGGTCATCGCCTATGGCAAGTTCATCCAGACCATCATCGACTTTCTGATCATATCTTTCGCCATCTTCATGGGACTGAAGGCCATCAACACCCTCAAGAAAAAGCAGGAAGAGGAAGCCGCCGCCCCGGCAGGCCCGACCAAGGATCAGGAGCTGCTGACCGAGATCCGTGATCTGCTGAAATCCCAGCAAGGGAAATAA
- the recJ gene encoding single-stranded-DNA-specific exonuclease RecJ, which produces MSLQIRRRPRVDDSHLPATLHPLLRQIFASRGVEDPALLERSASQLLPPQRLYGMEQAVPLLAEALTAQKRILIVGDFDCDGATSSALCVLALRAMGGRHIDFLVPNRFEFGYGLTPEIVELAVARGAEFLITVDNGISSIAGVAAAKAAGMQVLVTDHHLPGQELPDADAIVNPNQHGCDFPSKSLAGVGVAFYLMAALNTHLRQLGWYERQGLRAPNVADYLDLVALGTVADVVALDGNNRILVHQGLQRIRAGRCRPGIQALVDVSGRDGRRLTAADLGFALGPRLNAVGRLDDMSLGVACLLCDDLNLARQLAAEMDSLNQERKEIEQGMQQEALATLEQIRFRDGEVPSGIVLHRNEWHQGVVGLVASKVKEKYYRPVIAFAESSETELKGSGRSIPGVHLRDALELLDTRHPGLMGKFGGHAMAAGLTLPKANIEAFGRAFEAVISELVTPELLTGVLLTDGELLPDELTLELAELIRASGPWGQAFPEPLFDGEFVLVQQRLVGEKHLKMMLTTDSGHAVDAIAFGVDLKRWPDASVKRVRLVYRLDVNEWRGNRSVQLLVEHLEAAGL; this is translated from the coding sequence ATGTCCCTGCAAATCCGTCGTCGTCCGCGAGTTGATGATTCCCATCTGCCTGCCACCCTGCATCCCCTGCTCCGCCAAATCTTCGCCAGCCGTGGCGTAGAGGATCCCGCCCTGCTGGAGCGCAGCGCCAGCCAGCTGTTGCCGCCCCAGCGCCTCTATGGCATGGAGCAGGCGGTGCCGCTGCTGGCGGAGGCTCTGACTGCCCAGAAACGGATCCTGATTGTCGGCGACTTCGACTGCGATGGTGCCACCAGTTCGGCCCTGTGTGTGCTGGCCCTGCGCGCCATGGGCGGTCGCCACATCGATTTTCTGGTGCCCAACCGCTTCGAGTTTGGCTACGGCCTTACCCCCGAAATTGTCGAGCTGGCGGTGGCCCGTGGCGCCGAGTTTCTTATCACGGTGGATAACGGCATCTCCAGCATCGCCGGGGTGGCGGCAGCCAAGGCGGCGGGCATGCAGGTACTGGTTACCGATCACCATTTACCGGGTCAGGAGCTGCCTGACGCCGATGCCATCGTCAACCCGAACCAGCATGGTTGCGATTTCCCCTCCAAGTCGCTGGCCGGGGTGGGGGTGGCCTTCTATCTGATGGCGGCCCTCAACACCCATCTGCGTCAGCTCGGCTGGTACGAACGGCAAGGGTTGCGCGCCCCCAATGTGGCGGATTACCTCGATCTGGTGGCCCTAGGCACGGTCGCCGATGTGGTGGCGCTCGATGGCAACAACCGTATTCTGGTCCATCAGGGCTTGCAGCGGATCCGGGCCGGGCGCTGTCGCCCCGGCATTCAGGCGCTGGTGGATGTGTCGGGCCGCGATGGTCGCCGCCTCACCGCCGCCGACCTCGGCTTTGCGCTGGGGCCGCGCCTCAACGCGGTGGGCCGTCTCGATGATATGTCCCTCGGGGTTGCCTGTCTGCTCTGCGATGATCTCAATTTGGCGCGCCAGCTTGCGGCCGAGATGGACAGCCTCAATCAGGAGCGCAAGGAGATCGAGCAGGGGATGCAACAGGAGGCCCTCGCCACTCTGGAGCAGATCCGGTTTCGCGATGGCGAGGTGCCGTCGGGCATAGTGCTGCACCGCAACGAGTGGCATCAGGGGGTGGTGGGGCTGGTGGCCTCCAAGGTGAAGGAGAAGTACTACCGCCCGGTCATTGCCTTTGCCGAGAGCAGCGAGACCGAGCTCAAGGGCTCCGGCCGCTCCATCCCCGGCGTGCACCTGCGCGATGCACTGGAACTGCTCGATACCCGCCATCCGGGGCTGATGGGCAAGTTTGGCGGCCACGCCATGGCGGCGGGGCTGACCCTGCCCAAGGCCAACATCGAGGCGTTCGGTCGGGCCTTTGAGGCAGTCATCAGCGAGCTGGTGACACCGGAGCTCTTGACCGGGGTGCTGCTCACCGATGGCGAGCTGCTGCCGGACGAGCTCACTCTCGAGCTGGCAGAGCTGATTCGCGCCTCCGGCCCCTGGGGTCAGGCCTTCCCCGAGCCGCTGTTTGACGGCGAATTCGTGCTGGTGCAGCAGCGGCTGGTGGGGGAGAAGCACCTCAAGATGATGCTGACAACCGATTCTGGTCACGCGGTGGATGCCATCGCCTTCGGCGTCGATCTCAAGCGCTGGCCCGATGCCTCGGTGAAGCGGGTGCGGCTTGTCTACCGGCTCGATGTCAACGAGTGGCGCGGCAACCGCAGCGTGCAGCTGCTGGTGGAACATCTGGAGGCAGCCGGTCTCTGA
- the lnt gene encoding apolipoprotein N-acyltransferase, producing MRLSPVTSKILLSLSALASGAIAVLAFSPFGYWPLVLPSLLGLYALLDKATPKQAAWRGFGYAMGLFLPGLWWIHVSMTEFGGIPLPVAFILLAGLSAYLALYPTLTCWVFARFFGSRHWSRWLLAFPALWLLADWLRGWVMTGFPWLWFGYSQIDSPLRGFAPIFGVQGITLALLLSASAIWLVWKSRSPLWLAVPALLVAGAHGLMQLSWVTRGEPVKVALVQGNIAQSLKWDPEALVPTVRKYQDLSRENQDADIIIWPESAIPAIEKEMGPYLENLDKAMKVNNTGLLAGIIHYDFEQRRFFNTVLGMGVQDADGKESYFYGHPNRYNKYHLLPIGEFVPFEDLLRPIAPFFNLPMSSFSRGDEVQPNLIAKGLKFAAAICYEIIFPEEVRRNVNADTDFLLTVSNDAWFGTSIGPWQHMEIARMRALELARPLLRDTNTGITIVTEIDGSIIGQIPQFEAGVLRSEVRPAHGETPYMRFGSWPLYGLTVLLLGLALALRPKAHPWAREL from the coding sequence GTGAGATTATCCCCTGTTACTTCCAAAATTCTGTTAAGCCTCAGTGCATTGGCCTCTGGCGCCATCGCCGTGCTGGCCTTCTCCCCCTTCGGCTACTGGCCGCTGGTGCTCCCCTCCCTGCTTGGCCTCTACGCCCTGCTGGACAAAGCCACGCCAAAGCAGGCCGCCTGGCGCGGTTTTGGCTATGCCATGGGGCTCTTTTTACCAGGCCTGTGGTGGATCCACGTCAGCATGACCGAATTTGGCGGCATCCCGCTGCCGGTCGCTTTTATACTGCTGGCCGGTCTATCCGCCTATCTGGCGCTCTACCCGACGCTCACCTGCTGGGTTTTCGCCCGCTTCTTTGGCAGCCGTCACTGGAGCCGCTGGCTGCTCGCCTTTCCGGCACTCTGGCTGCTGGCGGACTGGCTGCGTGGCTGGGTGATGACAGGCTTCCCCTGGCTCTGGTTTGGCTACAGCCAGATCGACAGCCCGCTCAGGGGCTTTGCTCCCATTTTCGGGGTGCAGGGCATCACCCTCGCCCTGTTGCTCTCTGCCTCCGCCATCTGGCTGGTGTGGAAATCCCGCTCCCCGCTCTGGCTGGCAGTGCCCGCTCTGCTGGTAGCCGGTGCCCACGGTCTGATGCAGCTCAGCTGGGTCACCCGTGGCGAGCCGGTCAAGGTGGCGCTGGTTCAGGGCAATATCGCCCAGTCCCTCAAGTGGGATCCGGAGGCGCTAGTGCCGACGGTGCGCAAATATCAGGATCTCAGCCGCGAGAATCAGGATGCCGATATCATCATCTGGCCGGAGTCGGCCATCCCGGCCATCGAGAAGGAGATGGGGCCCTATCTGGAGAATCTGGACAAGGCGATGAAGGTGAACAACACCGGTCTGCTGGCGGGGATCATTCACTATGATTTCGAGCAAAGACGATTCTTCAATACCGTACTCGGCATGGGGGTGCAGGATGCGGATGGCAAGGAGTCCTACTTCTACGGGCACCCCAACCGTTACAACAAGTACCACCTGCTGCCCATCGGCGAGTTCGTGCCGTTTGAAGATCTGCTGCGCCCCATCGCCCCCTTCTTCAACCTGCCGATGTCCTCTTTCAGCCGGGGTGACGAAGTGCAGCCGAATCTGATCGCCAAGGGGCTCAAGTTCGCCGCCGCCATCTGCTACGAGATCATCTTCCCGGAGGAGGTGCGCCGCAACGTCAATGCCGATACCGATTTCCTGCTGACCGTCTCCAACGATGCCTGGTTTGGCACCAGCATAGGCCCCTGGCAACATATGGAGATCGCCCGGATGCGCGCACTGGAGCTGGCTCGTCCGCTGCTGCGCGACACCAACACCGGCATCACTATCGTGACCGAGATCGATGGCAGCATCATCGGCCAGATCCCGCAGTTTGAAGCGGGCGTGCTGCGCAGCGAAGTGCGTCCCGCCCACGGCGAGACCCCCTACATGCGCTTTGGCAGCTGGCCCCTCTACGGCCTGACCGTGCTGCTGCTGGGTCTGGCGCTGGCGCTGCGCCCCAAGGCACACCCCTGGGCCCGCGAGCTGTAA
- the miaB gene encoding tRNA (N6-isopentenyl adenosine(37)-C2)-methylthiotransferase MiaB — protein MSKKLHIKTWGCQMNEYDSSKMADLLDASNGYTLTEEPEEADVLLLNTCSIREKAQEKVFHQLGRWKKLKANKPGLVIGVGGCVASQEGDNIRTRAPYVDIVFGPQTLHRLPTMIKQVQEGRGAQVDVAFPEIEKFDSLPEPRAEGATAFVSIMEGCSKYCSFCVVPYTRGEEVSRPLDDVLYEIAQLAQQGVREVNLLGQNVNAYRGSTFDGGICTFAELLRLVAAIDGIDRIRYTTSHPIEFTDDIIEVYKDTPEVVSFLHLPVQSGSDRILTMMKRPHTVLEYKSKIRRLRAARPDITISSDFIVGFPNETDEDFEATMKLIEEINFDMSFSFIYSPRPGTPAADLPDDVDMEVKKARLSRLQHVINNQAMQIGRAMLGTTQRILVEGPSKLDPMQLCGRTENNRVVNFEGPHTLIGGFADVEITEVRPNSLRGKFIRGENEMNLRIATAPSEILARRPDNVPDELGVAAFTPH, from the coding sequence ATGAGCAAAAAACTTCACATTAAAACCTGGGGTTGCCAGATGAACGAGTACGACTCGTCCAAAATGGCCGACCTGTTGGATGCCAGCAATGGCTACACGCTTACCGAAGAGCCCGAAGAGGCAGACGTTTTGCTGCTCAATACCTGCTCCATCCGCGAAAAAGCGCAGGAGAAGGTGTTTCACCAGCTGGGTCGCTGGAAAAAGCTCAAGGCAAACAAACCCGGTCTGGTGATCGGCGTGGGCGGCTGCGTCGCCTCCCAGGAGGGGGACAACATCCGCACTCGTGCCCCCTATGTGGACATCGTGTTCGGCCCGCAAACCCTGCATCGCCTGCCCACCATGATCAAGCAGGTACAGGAAGGGCGCGGCGCCCAGGTTGACGTCGCCTTCCCCGAGATCGAAAAATTCGACAGCCTGCCCGAGCCGCGCGCCGAAGGGGCGACCGCCTTCGTGTCCATCATGGAAGGCTGTTCCAAATACTGCTCCTTCTGCGTGGTGCCCTACACCCGCGGCGAGGAGGTAAGCCGACCGCTGGACGACGTGCTCTATGAGATCGCCCAGCTAGCCCAACAGGGCGTACGCGAAGTAAACCTGCTCGGCCAGAACGTCAACGCCTACCGGGGCTCGACCTTCGACGGTGGCATCTGCACCTTCGCCGAGCTTCTGCGGCTGGTGGCCGCCATCGACGGCATCGATCGCATTCGCTACACCACCAGTCACCCCATCGAGTTCACCGACGACATCATCGAGGTCTACAAGGACACCCCGGAAGTGGTCAGCTTCCTTCACCTGCCGGTGCAGAGCGGCTCCGACCGCATTCTTACCATGATGAAGCGCCCGCACACCGTGCTGGAGTACAAGTCCAAGATCCGTCGCCTGCGCGCCGCCCGTCCCGACATCACCATCAGTTCGGACTTCATCGTCGGCTTCCCGAACGAGACGGATGAGGATTTCGAGGCAACCATGAAACTCATCGAAGAGATCAACTTCGACATGAGCTTCAGCTTCATCTATAGCCCACGCCCCGGAACCCCTGCCGCCGACCTGCCCGATGACGTCGACATGGAGGTGAAGAAAGCCCGTCTGAGCCGCCTGCAGCACGTCATCAACAACCAGGCGATGCAGATTGGCCGCGCTATGCTGGGCACTACCCAGCGTATTCTGGTGGAAGGGCCCTCCAAGCTCGACCCGATGCAGTTGTGCGGCCGCACCGAGAACAACCGGGTGGTCAACTTCGAAGGTCCGCACACCCTGATCGGCGGCTTTGCCGACGTGGAGATCACCGAAGTACGTCCCAACTCCCTGCGCGGCAAATTCATCCGCGGCGAGAACGAGATGAACCTGCGCATCGCCACCGCCCCGAGCGAGATCCTGGCCCGTCGCCCAGACAATGTGCCGGACGAGCTGGGTGTAGCTGCCTTCACTCCCCATTAA
- the fldB gene encoding flavodoxin FldB, with the protein MKIGLFYGSTTCYTEMAAEKIRALIGPELVDIHNIKDVSLRRMEDYEILILGISTWDFGELQEDWESRWEDITDLHLEGRIVALFGLGDQLGYGEWFQDALGMLHDQLVPKGVKLVGYWPNEGYEFDASKALIDDGRHFVGLALDDANQYDQTDPRIEQWVEQILSEIHALL; encoded by the coding sequence ATGAAGATTGGTCTGTTTTACGGTTCCACCACCTGCTACACCGAGATGGCTGCCGAGAAGATCCGCGCCCTCATCGGCCCCGAGCTGGTGGATATTCACAATATCAAGGATGTCTCCCTGCGCCGGATGGAGGATTACGAGATCCTGATCCTCGGCATCTCCACCTGGGATTTTGGCGAACTGCAGGAGGACTGGGAGTCCCGCTGGGAAGATATCACCGATCTCCATCTGGAGGGACGCATCGTCGCCCTGTTTGGCCTCGGCGATCAGCTCGGTTATGGCGAATGGTTCCAGGACGCCCTCGGCATGCTGCACGATCAGCTGGTGCCAAAAGGGGTCAAGCTGGTGGGCTACTGGCCCAACGAAGGGTACGAATTCGATGCCTCCAAGGCACTGATCGACGATGGCCGTCACTTCGTCGGGCTGGCGCTGGACGATGCCAATCAGTATGACCAGACCGATCCGCGCATCGAGCAGTGGGTCGAACAGATCCTGAGCGAAATCCACGCCCTGCTCTGA
- the nqrE gene encoding NADH:ubiquinone reductase (Na(+)-transporting) subunit E yields the protein MDYYLNLFIHSIFVENLALAFFLGMCTFLAVSKNINTAFGLGMTILVVMVIAIPLNNLIYRHILRAGSTFFGEFDLGFLDYIIYIGVLAALVQVMEMLLDKYFPSLYQALGIYLPLLTVHCAIFGGVMFMAQRDYDFVESLVYSAGSGLGWLLAIVAMAGLRQKLKYADVPEGLRGIGITFIVVGLMSLGFMSFSGISI from the coding sequence ATGGACTACTACCTCAACCTGTTTATTCACTCAATCTTTGTCGAAAACCTCGCCCTGGCCTTCTTTCTGGGGATGTGTACCTTTCTGGCCGTCTCGAAGAACATCAACACCGCCTTTGGCCTTGGCATGACGATCCTGGTGGTGATGGTTATCGCCATTCCCCTCAACAACTTGATTTACCGCCATATCTTGCGGGCAGGCAGTACCTTTTTCGGGGAATTCGATCTGGGATTTCTCGATTACATCATCTACATCGGGGTGTTGGCGGCGTTGGTGCAGGTGATGGAGATGCTGCTCGACAAGTACTTCCCAAGCCTCTATCAGGCGCTCGGTATCTATCTGCCGTTGTTGACGGTGCACTGTGCCATCTTCGGCGGGGTGATGTTTATGGCGCAGCGGGATTACGATTTTGTCGAGTCGCTGGTCTACAGCGCAGGCTCCGGGCTTGGTTGGCTGCTGGCCATTGTCGCCATGGCCGGTTTGCGCCAGAAGCTAAAATACGCCGATGTGCCCGAGGGGCTGCGGGGCATTGGTATCACTTTTATCGTGGTGGGGCTGATGTCCCTTGGCTTTATGTCCTTCTCCGGCATATCGATCTGA
- a CDS encoding disulfide isomerase DsbC N-terminal domain-containing protein has translation MDTQTLKQTITARLGVSVYLVEQTPIPGLYMLGTSQGVLYSDAKGNYVVQGVMLDMTHNMKNLTISGMREQRRLGLSQVTHTPVVLQASNERHRVALFFGEQDAARRQLSGTLQHLQASGVSVELYPVIEHAGQASHWCQDPLLQNDPFKAYLPQTACSETLIQNIGLSQWLGVKVLPAWVSSDGDLVRGYQSPEQLLKILDHIDVPANPSSSAS, from the coding sequence ATGGATACCCAAACCTTGAAACAGACCATTACCGCCCGGTTAGGGGTCTCTGTTTATCTGGTGGAACAGACCCCCATTCCCGGGCTCTATATGCTGGGCACTTCACAAGGGGTGCTCTACAGCGATGCCAAGGGGAACTATGTGGTGCAGGGGGTCATGCTGGATATGACTCATAACATGAAGAACCTCACCATCTCGGGCATGCGCGAGCAGCGTCGACTGGGCTTGTCCCAGGTGACCCATACACCGGTCGTGCTCCAGGCCAGTAATGAGCGTCATCGGGTTGCGCTCTTTTTCGGTGAGCAGGATGCCGCTCGTCGCCAGCTGTCCGGCACGCTGCAACATCTGCAGGCGTCCGGGGTCAGTGTCGAGCTCTACCCCGTGATTGAACATGCAGGACAGGCTTCCCACTGGTGCCAGGATCCCCTGCTACAGAATGATCCCTTCAAAGCCTATTTGCCTCAAACGGCATGTAGTGAGACCCTTATCCAAAATATTGGCCTGAGCCAATGGTTGGGGGTCAAGGTACTGCCGGCCTGGGTCTCCTCCGACGGGGATCTGGTGCGCGGGTATCAGAGCCCCGAACAGCTGCTCAAGATACTGGATCATATTGATGTCCCTGCAAATCCGTCGTCGTCCGCGAGTTGA
- the xerD gene encoding site-specific tyrosine recombinase XerD: MSKPDPHPLIEPFLDALWLERGLSDNTVSSYRSDLEKFSLWLDEQGSSLLLAGMDEIQHYLAWRVDHQFAASSTARFLSALRRFYQYLNREKLRSDDPTVLLEGPKLPKKLPSDLSETEVDALLSAPLVDDPLELRDKAMLELLYATGLRVSELVGLTAEHVSLRQGLVRVVGKGNKERLVPMGEEAMHWLERYYREARTLLLGGTSSDVVFPSKQARMMTRQTFWHRIKLYAQRAGINGELSPHTLRHAFATHLLNHGADLRVVQMLLGHADLSTTQIYTHVANERLKALHGEHHPRA, encoded by the coding sequence ATGAGCAAGCCCGACCCACATCCCCTGATTGAACCCTTCCTCGACGCCCTCTGGCTGGAGCGGGGATTGTCTGACAACACGGTCAGCTCCTATCGCAGCGATCTGGAGAAGTTCTCCCTCTGGCTCGACGAGCAGGGGAGCTCGCTGCTGCTGGCGGGGATGGACGAGATCCAGCACTACCTCGCCTGGCGGGTCGATCACCAGTTTGCGGCCAGCAGCACCGCCCGTTTTCTCTCGGCCTTGCGCCGTTTCTATCAGTATCTCAACCGTGAGAAGCTGCGCAGCGATGATCCGACCGTGCTGCTGGAGGGGCCCAAGCTGCCGAAAAAACTCCCCTCCGATTTAAGCGAAACGGAGGTGGATGCGTTGCTGAGTGCGCCGCTGGTGGATGACCCGCTGGAGTTGCGGGACAAGGCAATGCTGGAACTGCTCTACGCTACCGGCTTGCGGGTTTCCGAGCTGGTGGGGCTCACTGCCGAGCATGTCAGTTTGCGTCAGGGTTTGGTGCGGGTGGTCGGCAAGGGCAATAAGGAGCGGCTGGTGCCGATGGGCGAGGAGGCGATGCACTGGCTGGAGCGTTACTACCGCGAGGCCCGCACCCTGCTGCTGGGGGGCACCAGCTCAGATGTGGTGTTTCCCTCCAAGCAGGCCCGTATGATGACCCGCCAGACCTTCTGGCACCGCATCAAGCTTTACGCGCAGCGGGCCGGGATTAACGGCGAGCTATCCCCCCATACCTTGCGCCACGCCTTTGCCACCCATCTGCTCAACCACGGCGCCGACCTGCGGGTTGTGCAGATGCTACTGGGTCACGCGGATCTCTCCACCACCCAGATCTACACCCATGTGGCCAACGAGCGACTCAAGGCGCTGCACGGGGAGCACCACCCCAGAGCTTGA